Genomic DNA from Corylus avellana chromosome ca4, CavTom2PMs-1.0:
atggagcattggcagcaaattgggatcgagcgatgattctcacccgacgagtcccactaaaaaggccatatctagagttgtatagcttggattgaggtgatcttggtgtcattggaaagctaactcaaagatctacaaagtcatgtttcacaagagtaggcaaaTTCCGACTaaaagtgcgctcgagcacatgtttagtgcgatcgagtgcactcgcgCCCTGCGCAGAAAAatacatgttgcacgagtgtgatcgagtgcacctagagtgcgatcgagcgcactcggccaacCTGGCAgcactaaaaccctaaaattagcttataaatatcattctttttcgTTGTAAACGGAcggagacgcgccgggggcgccgttcttggtcgtttctcgtgttttctgggtttttgtagcttggaactcgaattcttttgtaagtttttaattttaatgaagtaatttagtttctttatgatttcttttgtcatgagaggctaattcttcaactaaggttgaagatgaagcctcaccattgattagttttatgttttcatgttttgttcgtacaaatccgtcgtttaatataatgtatgttcgtttcaattcaattgtgtgacaaaattgtgattgattgttgtttataaatcgtgaaaacgttggatattcgttgtgtttcatccaacggatacatcgaatgatttgattgaaacttatatccattgtgatttacggatacagtggatgatttgatctcaattggatattcgttgtgatttgttatagagatggattcatcgaatgattcaattggtttataaaaaaacaatagaacatatatagggtttaattgtttgtcgaatgcatgaatgaaaacatgagaatgtatgctttgatttggtgaggtgaattctaaaaccttagtcgtttatcttttgattatttttattttatttagtttatgtttgtttattttcaaaatcaaaataattcagaactaggttaacatataattgatttagatagaaattaaatttcacaaaaacaattccctatggatcgacctcgcacttgcatatacactatattgcacacgactcgtgcgcttgcaagtacaattaaatttgtacatcaaattttggcacCATTGCCGgggagttgtttgtttgtgaaaattgatttttgtttaaattgattttatttttctactagttatcttctttttacaatttgtttcttttttatttttattttttatctttttttatttgtttctgtttccagttactaataaaataaaataaaaNNNNNNNNNNNNNNNNNNNNNNNNNNNNNNNNNNNNNNNNNNNNNNNNNNNNNNNNNNNNNNNNNNNNNNNNNNNNNNNNNNNNNNNNNNNNNNNNNNNNNNNNNNNNNNNNNNNNNNNNNNNNNNNNNNNNNNNNNNNNNNNNNNNNNNNNNNNNNNNNNNNNNNNNNNNNNNNNNNNNNNNNNNNNNNNNNNNNNNNNNNNNNNNNNNNNNNNNNNNNNNNNNNNNNNNNNNNNNNNNNNNNNNNNNNNNNNNNNNNNNNNNNNNNNNNNNNNNNNNNNNNNNNNNNNaaaaaaaaaaaaaaaaaaccaacaaaaaccaacaaaaaaccaaaaaaaaaaaaattggttaatgtttcatgtggaagtgtgttttttaaagaatgaggggaagcatgaattttccgtttggtaattttaatgctactcTTAGTTGTAGGACACTTGCTCCTACCAACTTCCCTCACCATTTctacccacatggaccatgttcatactgctgcagcccttatcatagttcaggtaattgtccatcctgaggacaattttctaatttttcatatgagcagatgaacaccaatttctccagtccGGGGTCTGAATCAACTTCCAATTTCTACACCtcagactggagcaaccattctgatttcttgtggcaagctcatgctgtgggaaattatgctccccaatctcatgaactgcaccatcctgaatatccgcagttcaataACCATTCTTCCATGCCTTCACCTAGCAATTACCCTCTTCAAGAGTCAttagtgcaacattttccaactgctCATGTTGATGACTTAGATGAGCGAGTAAACCAACTCATGGCAGCTAGGCGTGCCCATACCCAACCTCCTTACACTCACGCACCTAATAAGTCATGCTCATACTGTTATCATCCTTCTCATCGGATAGATGATTGTCCATTCATTAaccattacatgattgatgaggaagatGCTAGCAAGTTTGCACATGAGCATGTTCAAACCACCACCGTACCTGGAAGCAAGGAAAAAGatgaggagactgttgatgagccaagtctggaggacccACTaggaaagtgctttgctcaatttggatgtgacctagaccttgacaagttacttaagcaagctgatgccttattggactccACTTCTAAATGCGAACtgaaaatggggaaaccactgagatatcatcaTCTAGATCATCTACATCAGCAGCTAAGTCTTTCATTATGGATAacaaggaagaggaagagaaagaggagcacttggagcaagttgagcacctgGAGCAAATTAAGCCCCCAAatctgtccaatgacaaggaagtgagtactaaaGCTCACTCCTTtgtcacaatccctcttgagacacttcATGGACCCCAAGCTTCATCTTATCAATGTCTCAAAAAGCCGTCTCATTCTGAACGTCTCAAGGATCTATccacacaaggtcacaaatctaggaaccatgttcctaagaagatccttcgaagcaagcaattaGGCTATCTAAGATGGCCAAACATCTTTCTAGAGAGATATCAacttcttaagaagaaagggtggaagagattggttggacatccaaatgatcgggaaaagcactgtaaaatttcttccccattttaatttatgcacattttctttctttcttatttttattttattttgtgtcattttctttttgtttctatcagcaattaatcttttgatatttgttactatgaggaaatattgctgttagattttgacaggtgttttggtgttcaagtttgggggacgccctggcctttgcacactcgagtttcCTAATCCCACGGTATTGCatctcttgccacattggggacaatatgtcatttaagtttggggatgtAGAAAAACacattatcttttttgtttgtttgtgtctttttgtttgtttttatctgtttattttgttattaaaaaaaaaaaaaaaaactgctatgttgttgattgggcatgagttacatcataactgtggtttgcatgtcattagtgtgtttaactaTTTAAATActgcatgtcattagaaatctgagtcatttgactcatttggtggattagagagacttcacatgtctgagttgaattacaagcacactagcataaagtctgtgaggtatgagatttggattgattagggtgtgtcttgcgatttgtaggatgaggtgttgatgaaaccttagCTTGAgcatagataaaaataaattataaattaaaaattaaaaaaaaaaaaaaagtgtcatcatcagtttgagcttttcattgagtaaccggacctcatgcctcactaagcattgagtgttcgcgtaaaaagatgagaaattcaatttggttgattatatagctagtttggcttcgtagcctttttgacttgagtaattaagccttagggatgttttacatctagtgccctaaaactatctggtttgggagtcactggcccaacactcgttacataagtcaattagaaagcttaagggagccgaacattgcacagcctacacaaaaaaattaaaaaataaaatatatatatatatatatataatgtatgtCTTGActaagcctttggtgttttcatctgtgtgaattcctatgaattttgaagCACACCaaacttttagaaaaattgAAACCTCTTAACATTATTGAAGCTTGTGTTctctcaaatttccacctttgagttgaatgatttgtggttggcttgatgatttgattgtggtgttcactttgttaaacctgctcatgatgtgagaaccatgtgtttgtgtgaaaATTGTGTTTCTCAATGACATAGcattgacaatgtttgtgggtatcattcctgttaaaccctcacgagacttcacatgttcactagggatgcctaggggtttaaaaggcttcttgcatatgttaaatgcaattgtcTTTCCCATGACAgcggacttatgtttcttgttttcatttttttgctaagggactagcaaaatgtaagttcgggggtatttgatgagtaccaaatattgtatatttgggccccttaacttatgtttgttaagctcttagctgtgttaatttctgatatttttggttagttttggtgttttagtgatttgcaggttgttaagagagaaatgcggctttaaggtgatatttgcaactcattccattaattctggggcttaagacacttcatggagcattggcagcaaattgggatcgagcgataGTTCGCACCcaacgagtcccactaaaaaggacatatctagagttgtatagctcggactgaggtgatcttggtgtcattggaaaggtAACTCAAaaatctacaaagtcatgtttcacaagagtggGCTAATTACGaatggaagtgcgctcgagcacacgtttagtgtgatcgagcacactcgcgCCCTGCGCAGCAAcatacatgttgcacgagtgtgatcgagcgcactcggccgacctggtagcgttaaaaccctaaaattagcttataaatatcatatttttttttcattgtaaacgtacggagacgcgccgggggcgctgttcttggtcgttttttgtgttttctgggtttttgtagcttggaacttgaattcttttataagtttttaattttaatgaagtaatttagtttccttatgatttcttttgtcgtgataggctaaatcttcaactaaggttgaagatgaagtctcaccattgattagttttatgttttcatgttttgttcgtacaaatccaTCGTTTAATATAATGTATGTTCgcttcaattcaattgtgtgacaaaattgtgattgattgttgtttataaatcgtgaaaacgttagatattcgttgtgtttcatccaacggatacatcgaatgattttattgagacttatatccattgtgatttacggatacagtggatgatttgatctcaattggatattcgttgtgatttatAATAGAGAttgatggattcatcgaatgattcaattggtttataaaaaaacaatagaacatatagggtttaattgtttatcggatgcatgaatgaaaacatgagaatgtatgttttgatttggtgaggtgaattctaaaaccttagtcgtttatcttttgattatttttattttatttagtttatgtttgtttattttcaaaatcaaaatcattcggaactaggttaagatataattgatttagataaaaattaaatttcacaaacacaattccttATGAATCGACCTTGCACtcgcacacacactatattgcacacaactcgtgcgcttgcgagtacaatcaAATTTGTACATCAGTTTCCGTAACGGGTTGCTCATTACCCTTCTCTACCATCACTGACATATCAAGTGCCCTGTATGCATCCGTTATATTTTCTTCCGTTGACATATTGCCTTGATACGTACTCTCCACTGAACTCACTCTTCCCATATCTGTTTCCATATCCTCGGCAAAAATCACGCCAGGAAATTTTCCATCCAGACTAGGATTCATAACTCTCTTTTTTCCTCCCATAACGTCCACTTCCAAATCTCTCCAAATAGGGAACTCTGAAATTTTCGAGCTTTCCCCCTTCGACCCCGATCTCGTGCTTGACAGATCGTTGGTAGTATCTTTGTCTCCCGTCTCCGGTCACTGTTGGGTGTCTGTCCTATTAGCCACATTGTGAGTGTGTCTATTGGGCTTAGTCAGCGCAGTTTCTACATCGACATGTTCGTACAATGGTGTGGGTCATCCCTGTCCACCTATGCATCGTCGATTTGGTAAGGGAACTCGTAGCCATGGTCCAAACTGGGGTTCAGACCCCTAGGTACCAAGTCCCTGTCGTTTCACGCACCCCATGACCCCATGACATATCACTCCACATAGGAAACAAAACCTTAGAAGCCGTTCATATTGGAGCGACACCCAAGCAGATTCTCCCTGATGTTTCAGCATTCTACCCCTTGGAATCAACCGTGACAAGTCCAGTTTGATCTTGACTCGAAGAAACTCTCCCCATCCAACTCCCTCCTCATCAGTATCAACCTCCTCCACCAAACCCACATAAGCTTCTATTTGGAAGCCCACTTTTTGGCACATGCAAGCCAAAGGTAGGTTGAACATTCGAATCCAAAAAGACACCttctcaaactcaatttttGATGGTGGTGTTATTCCATCAAACAACTCCACCGAGAACAAATTACCCTCAAAGAGCGAGGGTCGTCCCTCCATTACTCTTGACTTGTCccaaaaatattcaaaatcgATCAGAAATATGTTTGCCCCCAATACGTTGAACAAGATTGTCCCCGACAACTTTCAAATTCGTAACAAGGTGGATTTTATGATCTCCTTACTGACATATCTATCTGCTATTAGTTTACCCACAAAGCAGGATTGTCTCCTGGTCACCATTTCTTCAAGATCATGCTTCTGGATCTCTACCTCCGCACCCTCTTCTTCCGACAAAGAGAATTTCCTCCACAGTTTTGTAATGTCTTCTGCCATGCATCGTCACAAGAGTTTACACCTGGTTCCACCGCCAAAACACCCGAAGCCTTCACCGCACACTTCAAAGTTGAAGAAccttttcttctcctctagGGCTTTGAGACCTAGAGAGCAAACAGAGATGTTTAGTAGGATTTTGTTAAGTGATAAGTCTTTCTACATCTAATAATAAGTAATAAGAAAAAGGTTTAAACCGAAAGTTTACAAATAGAAGTGTTCTGCCTGACATACTAAATTATATAAAAGTATTTGATTCTTTTCTAAATACATGTAtcgtttataaaattttattgacaatacatACCGTAAGCTTTtggagaaataattttttttcaaaattaaatttgatcaaGTTCTATGGGtggttacattttttttagaaaattaaacaaaagctAGAGCGTGGACTTCATTACCTCCGGTCCTACGCACTTGTAGAAACCATTTAGTATCTTTCTGACCACGTGAACTTTCTGACGATGTGACACTTGttccatttaaaatattaactaaactcAACACCAAATGGCTAGAAATTCATGTCATAGTCAATAGAATCTCACAATATGCATAAAGGGTATGAGGGGATTAAATGTaattcctcttttcttttcttttttttaaaaaaaaagattcaaaatagaaaatatttacaGGGTCTAGCCAAACATATTTTATGCAGCAAATCAACCCTTCTGATAGAAAGAAAGAATCACAACATCAGGCTAAAATCATTTTCCTTGAATAGAATATAAACAAAAGTTTATTAGGAAAATGTAATAGAtgtgatcatatatataattgccAAAGCGGCTTATATAACCAAGAGAGAATAGGTTGATAATAGTATCACATAAAATGATATCTCTTGGAATTGGGATTGCAATGGCAGCAACCTACATCCATATCTGTGGAATCAACCCTCCAATGGGGCAAGTACAACATCCTGAAGTGCTACAAGCTTTGCTTGCCCTCCATATTCTTCTGGCAAGACTTCCTCGCCAACTTTCTTTATGAAATCTTGTCTTTCGTCCTCATCGGTCACAATCACAATCTGCATCATCATCCCAAACTCAACCAATCTGTAAATCTGAAAACTAACTAAACCTAATTTTCTTGCTTTCAGAAACCAAAAAACTCAGATCATATACCAACTTCAGTATGATGTGATGTAAGTACCtaaattgaattggaaaattatttataaaaggaGTTTAGCAACTTCTGTCAAATgtcttttcaaaaatatatgcATGGATCTGTCACCAGCCTTGTAGTGAAGCCTCATTGTGCAGTATTGGAGGGGTATATGCTCTATCTTCAAAGGCGAAAACATCTATCCTGATTTTGACAAAATTGGCTAAATGCTTTGCGAAGAGTTAATATAGTTTGGTTCTGTATAGGATCCAAAACAGTATGTACATATTAGAAACAGAAATATAAATAGAACTAGGTAAAAAAATATCCCATGCAGTTtagaaaaatttggaatgtgCAACAGATTCCAGCAATTTAAACAAAACTTTCACATAACAGGATTGAGTAAAAAAATTCAGATAATCTTTTCTGTATCCATAACTTTATGTGAGAAAATGTatgtacaaaagaaaaatcaacccTTATATACATAGAGTTGGAATATCGGTGTCTTTTTTCCGCATTGCAAAGTCACTGacttgcaatttttaaaaaggcaTACCATCTGAAAGTACCCATTTTGAACCTTATATATGGTTGAGTTAATCTGACCTAAAGAGGTTTCTTATATTTATATCGTATATCAGATACCTTTTCCAGAGTAGCCTTCTCAAGGAATCTAGAAACCATTCTCCAAACACTCACAAAGAATCGTGGCATGTGTAGAATGAAGCACTTTGCTAAACGTTCAGGGTAGTAAGCCTACACAAAGGAAGTGAGGAAGAACGAGATTATCAACAAAATAATGCATTGAAGTTGAATCAAGCGACAtctaagagcttgtttgaaattgcgtttaaaaaatggagtttttaagcaaaaaagaacttttgggcaaaagtttcatttttaagtttttgtcaaaattgtttttttggctatttttaggctttttggacccttaaaagctctttttttttttttttaccaaacgaatacttttttcttcaaacgaactttttgaatgttaaaagtacttttagacttttcaaacgcaatctcaaacaagctctaaataAGGTTTTAACTCTGTCATGTAATTCCCTTAACATATCAGAGGCATTTAAGGCATGCTTTTCCATTATGCATGGACACCTTTACCAGatggtataaaaaaatttaaaattttaaaaattaaaaaaattaaaaaaaattaaaattaaaatttaaaaaaaaaaaatggtaattccCTTAACGGACCCAAGACTTTTAAGAGCTGCAAGAATTTGTCTATTCCAGCGTGTCTTACAACCTAAATCGTACATGACCAAGCCCAAGGTGGCTGTTAAAACTTTTGGCCTAGATATAGTCTACTTCTTGGAGGGAGTAGATGGGTTATGGGAAAagttataaataattttttttaaaaaaaaaaatattgcgaAAAGGACAAATCTGGTGAAAAGAAACAGGATATGACAGCATGCTGGTgcagaaaagagaaaacagtgAACAACTACACTTTTCAAAGCAAGGAGAAGGTAAATGATAAAGAAACAGCCAAGAACTAAAACAACGAAAGCCAGAAGAGCCCCCCACCCcctttcctttctgttttttgCACTTTCTTTGTTCTCTGCCTCTTATCTGTTACCACATAGAAAActcataaaaagaaaactacAATCACCTGTAAAAATTGAAACCCAGTAATTAATCCTCTTGCATCAATGTTCCTATAAGTAATATGTTGTAGGTCAAGAATGCCAATCAACTTTTCATTTCCAATTTCTCTTCCTTTGAAAGAActgaaacagaaaaaaaaaataccacatgAAATGCTATTCTCTATCTCTGGAAATAgaaagagaatattaaaaagaaGTGCACTATGTGAAAAATTATGCCCATTTAAACACAATAAAGCTCAATGAATTACTTACCTCTTTGGAAGcaacaataaaatttaaaaaaaaaaaaaaaaaaaaaaaaaaaaaaaaaaaaacccagttTTAGACAAACCAACGCTAGTCTCAAATTCTATAGGATTTTAGGAGCTTCTCTGAATGGAATTTCAGTATTTTAATTAGCTGATGGAAGAGGGGGGGAGATTAAAGTTACATTCAGAACAAGAAAGATATACCTATTGTATCTGAAAAATAGGACACAGCACCAAacttacattaaaaaattaaccaCAAGCTCCCTTAAACCTTTACTAGTTATTTTACATTCCAAGGAAAAGATTTTGAAcataatagtttttattttttattttttataagcaatatcgtataaatcaaaaaaagcacaatgcgcctctaagtacacaaatAGTATACAAAGGAAAACCTGCAAAACCCCACAAAAAGAAGATCCTATACCAACCCTAAAAACCAAAGAGTCCTAAAGAATCCGATACCCCAAAACCCTCAAAAACCCTAAGCTCAATAGGCAAACCTACATCACCCTGCCAATGACCATATTCGAGACGTGGCCTCTAgcctcaaaattaatggagcattccaaatttttgagccCCCTCTTCCTCTTAGCCTTTGGAGCAGAAACGTCATTTTTGGGCTCCCGCTCCTCTTCAATGACCAAAAAAAGATCCAAGAGTCTTTTCTCGTCACCTCCACAAGACAACCCCACAATGGGAGCGAACTTCACCGCATCAAGCACCACCTTAGAATAGCCCTCCACCCCCTCCACCAAAGTTTCCGCCACAAACTCGGTCAGCAgctccttgttcttatgcaacTGCTTAGCTATCTTATCTTTCACTCTCCGCAAATACCCCATTTGAGACTTGGAGACAGAAGAATAAATGGATGCAACCCTCTCCATCATACAAGGATAAGGATGGCAAAGTCTCATAATTAACAATAAGTAAATGTCATTTTATAATTAACATCAAAATTGATTATATAAATTTCAAATCTCCTCCCCACCCTCTCCCCGGCatggactctctctctctctctcaagcacAGAAGTTGATTTTAGGTCTTCAAAATTTTGCGTGTAGTTACATTCAGGTCGGTGGTGTTTCTATCCTTGGATTTTGACATCAtccaactactttttttttctgggaTAATTTTTAACAAGGAATGGAATGTAAGAAACATTTAAGTATCCCATCCAACAATTTCTTCTAAAGAAAACACTCAAGTTGCCAGGAAAGAAATACTAATATGAACTTGGCAGTCCTTGGACATGCCAATGCTGCATATTTGGATAACAAGAATGTTAGGTCAAAGCCCAAACTTTAAGAATTATAATTATATCCCATTCTAGATATACAAACTCATATTTTTCCTACTAAAAAAGGGCCCAATATGTGTAATGAAcacagaattttttttctgaaattggaTGGTGATGAATTGTAATTGACAAATTTGTAGTGATGAATGATGAAATTggaccttttatatatatatatatatataaaagcttacAATTCCACATTTGGCCCTTTTATACTAAAAAGTTAACAACCATTCCAACAAACTAACATAGGCATCAGCCCATTATTACATCTTACAAACGCCCACGCCAATTGCAACACACCCATCCACAACATAAAATGTGTAAGTCTTTGGAATTGGATGAATGCCAAATAACCCATAGTCTTCTTATGATCATTCCACCTCACCCTCAACCTTAAAAGCACCATCTTATTCACAAGTCTTCCAAAGCCTTCTAGAACACTCTTACGCATACTCCTTCGCCACTTAACCCTTTGACACCCTTGTTTTGAGCTTGCTTGCAATTCCACCATACGTCTGTCACACCACCACCCTGTACAACAGCTACAACTTGTACTTGACCTCTAACACAGCACTACTCCTGGATCTTAGGCAGAATCCACAGGATTTTGTGCAAGGCCATGACAATATTTCCCACCATGGTCCAATGTGTTGTACTTTCCAATGAGTGAACTAAAATTTCCTTGTCCTGCCCTTTCTGGAGTTGTTCTGGCATATTAAACATGTCTTGCACAGTTACAACACCAGTTAAGCGGGCATGTGCAACTTAGCAAAACATGGATCTTTCCCTCTCTTATATACGCATATACATCATGTTTTAAGTAACATTTACACCAAGCATGGACTCTTATCTCTTTTTTAGCTACAATCactttcaatttaatctctATGTTGATACCCCAAGCGATACTTCAATCGGATGAAGATCACACCTCATGAAAGCGAatgtcactaattcaaatctcttctttccctctccttggggccaattacatatcaaaaacaaaaattaatctctataatgaaaataaaatctatgaaaaatttataaaaagttttgGCCTTAGAATCATGATTAGGCTCATAAGAACTATCCCTGTTATCGCCAATCAACTCTAGCTCAAATAGCACC
This window encodes:
- the LOC132177692 gene encoding CRAL-TRIO domain-containing protein YKL091C isoform X2 — translated: MEKNQEIALTQMRISVEKLGSSTEGHGDPTLMRFLIARSMDPDKAAKMFVQWLKWRAAMVPNGFISESEIPDELEPRKIYLQGLTKDGYPVMVVKASKHFPSKDPVQFKKFVVHLLDKTIASSFKGREIGNEKLIGILDLQHITYRNIDARGLITGFQFLQAYYPERLAKCFILHMPRFFVSVWRMVSRFLEKATLEKIVIVTDEDERQDFIKKVGEEVLPEEYGGQAKLVALQDVVLAPLEG